TGGTGTCTCATCAGGAGTAAATACTCACACGATATCAAGAAGGGGATCGCACTGTTGGAGGGTGAGtttgtgcaaaatgtgtttttctaagCATGTTTGGTAAAGATCCAAGTGTGGCCCTTAAAGAATTGGGATATTTGTAGCTGAGGAATATGTCACTTTTTCTAAGGGtaacaattaaattaaaaaacataatttgtatATTTGCAAAGCAACAATTACtataacatttttcatttttaacatttgtatttaatttaattgttttgttCTATAGAGCTGGTCCAGAAAACATCAAAGGACGATTCCCGGGACTATTTGTTCTACCTTGCAGTGGCCAACTACAGACTCAAAGTAAGGGTCACTACTGATGTCATGTTCGCTACCTGgaaatatttgttattatttaagTAGTTTCTATGCAGttcacacatttttctctcccttgTTCTTTTCTTAGGAATATGAAAAAGCCCTGAAGTACATCCGGACTCTTCTAAAGAACGAGCCGGGGAACAAGCAGGCTCTGGAGTTAGAGAAACTCATTGACAAGGCTTTAAAGAAAGGTAAGAGTTTATTTGTCCTATTTCACCCTATATACAAGGTATAAATCAACAATGCTGATATTGATCTGTTGTCGTCTAGATGGCTTGGTTGGCATGGCGATCGTTGGAGGAATCGGTCTTGGTGTGGTTGGTTTAGCGGGCCTAATCGGCTTGGCTGTGTCGAAGGGAGCTGCCAAATCCTAAACTGTGTGTGAGTCATTTTGCTTGACTGACACAGTGACACTTTCCGCTGATAACAAATGTAGATCCTGTGGGGAGAAACCTACAAGGATGTAACATTTTGGTTTGACAAGTATTACTGCAGCACACTTAATGGTGTGAATTAAACCAATGAATAACTTGTATTCATATTTTAACAGGAATGAATTTCTCCATACATTTACCATTACTTTGCTGTCTGTCCTCTTATGATAGCATTGCACTTTCTAATTATTTGTGGTTATAACTTACCATTAAGCCAGAGCTCCAGTGGGTGTAATTTCTTAGTTAGTAGACACTTGAGCCTAAACACTTCTAACAAGCTGTCTTTAAAATGCAGGTGGAGTTCTgtaacagttttattattttagatttGTAAAGGAAAGTGTTATTGGTGCACTGGGAAGTGAGCTTGAAATGCCAAAAGGAACAGTGTGATTTGTTTACAGGGGAGATAGCAGTGACTCTGCTACATCGCTGTCAGAAGGCTGTAggtccagctgctgctctggagGAAATTATTGGATCTTTGCATTCAGTTCTGgacattttcaatttaaattaaGGGAAATAAGACACTTATTGGAACTAAATGCCTTTTGTCATGTAAATTCCATTTCCTGACATATATCCATGCTATGCCTGAAGGGTTGTGTTTTCCAtctggttaaataaaataattttgaactgaaacacagtttgtgtTATCAGGGCATTAATTCACAGCTGCCTCAATAGGATGAATGTTAGTATGAACTGTACATACACTAAACTTACAGATTTTCATCTATTGAGAAGAAATAGATACAACAATAATCCAAATAGATCCAAATCACAACCACTCAGTCACgattagatatttttttaaaaggccTGGTAGTTTTAAATCCGTTTTATGATGGAAGTATGGCAGACTTCCAAAGTTTATTATTTACTGCACATGTAGCCTTTATCAACTAAACTGATAGTgtgttgtactttttttgtCGATCATCTTGTGGAGACCTGTACACTTTTTCACATGCACAGTGATGAGAACACTGTGTCTCCTGTAAAGAAATGCAAGATGCAGAGGTCAACTACATCGTCGtttttaaagtggaaaaagCATCAGAGAACTgaactgttttcttttggaGACTCAAGGGTTTCAAGTATAgtttatttatgaaataaatcagattaataaataatttaaaaatcatataATTACATACAAACTTATGATTTCACATATTGGTAGTATGAGTGTATGCATTGTTTTTAACTGATATAAAAGTTCAGCATGTTGTAACTTTCCATTCTTAACCTGCAGCTGATGTCATGTTAAGTTTCCATTAAAATCATTTATTGATGGAATAAAGTCCAGTATTTAGTCCTATTCTTATCACTGATATTTATTGGCTCTACTAAATTTACAGTCAGGGTGTGGTGAACGTGCATTCTGATCAATAGCTTACTGTGTGAGACTTAAGCACTAATATTGAGCTGTAGATTTTTGAACAGAAATGTACTTGGTTTAGTTCACTCACTGTGAATCATCCCTGAGAGGATTCAAGTCACCGGCATCGTTTTACAACAGGAAAGCTTATGGGCCCTATCACTATTGTGTGTTGTTAACAGCCTCGTAGGGTGTTACTTATTAACCTACGTGACAGGACCGAAACTCCCCAGGGACGTATCAGTGAAAACAATAATCGTATTTACTGTGAAAGAGGTGATAAAGTAGACAAAACCTCAGAATTTGAATATTCAAACAGAGGAGCAGAATATGACCCAAACATCTAACCAAAGCTTAAATTCTCTTGAGCATCTTCCCATGCACAGTCTAATTACTTTAGCAGCAATGATTCATTAAAGCCAGTCTAATTCAACCAGCTTCAGTGAGTTTAAGTTATGAGGGCCAATGTTCATTGAGCGTCCACTGGGTGTAACACATGGCTGAGGATATTAATGTGTAATCGCAATGATGAAAGTGGATGTGTCTGGTAAAGTTACACCATGTGCACTTGTCATAACACCGTAATTTGAAGTTATTGGATAATCCAAGAGTACAGCGGTTTATTGTCACTATATTACTGCAGGCAGTAACAAAGAAGAGGCAGTAAATTTTTATGTGCagttatgtatgtatgtatttcacCCTGtcttaaatgattttattccaTGCCTTTATTGCACTGATTAAAGCATTTAGACTCAAAAGGATAACAAGGTAGAAGAAGTCATATTTAGTcacacagtgtttttcattcttttgaTAGGTTTCTGGATTTTGCACCAGCTGCAGAAAACAGTCTACGCTTTGTGGCCATTAACAGCACATAAAATCTCATTTAAAGGACCGATGTGCTTTTGTAGTGTCCAGTGTTTTTCCAGataattcatgttttaaatatagGTGGCACATGTTAATTTCTAACCACACCTGCATAAAAAAAATGCCCTGTGCCCTGTCAAAAGAGCGCACTCGTATGAAAATGCTAACATGTGGCTGTTTATAAAGTCTGCTCTGCATTTTAGCTTAGCTTTTCACCATGTTAAGATTTCCTAGTTGTTCAAGACATTTCACCCTAAACCAAAGGAAAATTCAGAGGTCGCTAAAGTCATGAGGTTGATCAGATTGGCAGGTGTTATCAAGAGAAATAATCCTGCAGCTGTCAGCAGATGTTGATTCAAATGCTGCTGAATCCTGATTGGTTAAAGGAACATGACATCACCTTTTTCCATCTGACCTTCTCCCGTGAAACTCGCAAGGCCAGTGCTATCTATATTTTCTGAAGTAATTTGTTCATGT
The window above is part of the Mastacembelus armatus chromosome 18, fMasArm1.2, whole genome shotgun sequence genome. Proteins encoded here:
- the fis1 gene encoding mitochondrial fission 1 protein, encoding MEAVLNDVVAPEDLLKFEKKYTSELHKGAVSKETKFEYAWCLIRSKYSHDIKKGIALLEELVQKTSKDDSRDYLFYLAVANYRLKEYEKALKYIRTLLKNEPGNKQALELEKLIDKALKKDGLVGMAIVGGIGLGVVGLAGLIGLAVSKGAAKS